Proteins found in one Candidatus Edwardsbacteria bacterium genomic segment:
- a CDS encoding ParB N-terminal domain-containing protein codes for MTKTETALHSIALADLHYTPDRRDMGDLKALAASIKAHGLQVPLVITLPPQPCNPGEGFIVLDGRRRLEAAKIAGLPSLPCIVAEDSNPDISLILNTHRLNLSPLEMLDSIKALIGPDAMANGYWTPETVKAIAAKVNLSVDDTLKLLTLNRCGENIKELVHSKKLTLATAILSVNLNEKQAAEFATFCLDNRPSYRDAKRWLVNNKVTKRLSDAEFDTKGCKDCQFNGDRSPALFDQAELGEKEAWYRDQGSCFNPECYKKKLADFNDGMKLKAQKLGLKKAGISTQNRWSMDGLVKFEEAARIDPEKCPDCKLVKWCRGQDTKGKYVLYCPTQCPNIKQPKGKKAEAERPGHVSVRKKLEKNIPLTPGEKKDVIKQHREEIAAKLAGDVLEQNIKKVSALNLIKMILMHQPGIAEKKLAQFQAAKLDDLKPELIQLLEDSAENYNSQMTNTLANNQAMYTLATGKALDMAAVDEALPENIKALLPGNQEKKIKKGKK; via the coding sequence ATGACAAAAACCGAAACCGCCCTCCACTCAATCGCCCTGGCCGACCTGCATTACACCCCCGACCGCCGGGACATGGGCGACCTGAAAGCCCTGGCCGCCAGCATCAAAGCCCACGGCCTGCAAGTGCCGTTGGTGATAACGCTGCCGCCCCAACCATGCAACCCCGGAGAAGGCTTTATCGTCCTCGACGGCCGCCGCCGCCTCGAGGCCGCCAAGATCGCCGGACTTCCCTCCCTCCCATGCATCGTGGCCGAAGACAGCAACCCGGACATCAGCCTGATCCTGAACACCCACCGGCTGAACCTCTCCCCCCTGGAGATGCTGGACAGCATCAAGGCCCTGATCGGGCCAGATGCGATGGCAAATGGATACTGGACACCGGAGACTGTGAAGGCCATCGCCGCCAAGGTCAACCTGTCCGTCGACGACACCCTGAAACTGCTGACCCTCAACCGCTGCGGGGAAAACATCAAGGAGCTGGTGCATTCCAAAAAGCTGACCCTGGCCACCGCCATCCTGTCCGTCAACCTGAATGAGAAGCAGGCGGCCGAGTTCGCCACATTCTGCCTCGACAACCGCCCCAGCTACCGGGATGCCAAACGCTGGCTGGTGAATAACAAGGTAACGAAAAGACTGTCCGATGCCGAGTTCGATACCAAGGGCTGCAAGGATTGCCAGTTCAACGGCGATCGCAGCCCGGCCCTGTTCGACCAGGCCGAGCTGGGAGAAAAAGAAGCGTGGTATCGGGATCAGGGTTCATGTTTCAACCCGGAGTGCTACAAGAAAAAGCTGGCCGACTTCAACGATGGCATGAAGCTGAAGGCCCAAAAGCTGGGTCTGAAGAAGGCGGGCATCTCCACCCAGAACCGCTGGAGCATGGACGGCCTGGTCAAGTTCGAGGAAGCCGCCCGGATCGACCCGGAGAAATGCCCCGACTGCAAGCTGGTGAAGTGGTGCCGTGGCCAGGACACCAAGGGGAAGTATGTCCTCTACTGCCCCACCCAGTGCCCGAACATCAAACAGCCCAAGGGCAAAAAGGCAGAAGCGGAACGCCCCGGCCATGTCAGCGTCCGGAAGAAGCTGGAGAAGAATATTCCTCTCACCCCTGGGGAGAAAAAGGACGTGATCAAACAGCACCGGGAGGAGATTGCCGCCAAGCTGGCCGGGGACGTGCTGGAGCAGAACATCAAAAAGGTCTCGGCCCTGAACCTGATCAAGATGATCCTGATGCACCAGCCGGGGATCGCCGAGAAAAAACTGGCGCAGTTTCAGGCGGCAAAGCTGGACGACCTAAAGCCGGAATTGATCCAGCTGTTGGAAGATTCGGCGGAGAACTATAACAGCCAGATGACGAATACGCTGGCGAACAACCAGGCCATGTATACCCTGGCCACCGGCAAGGCCCTGGACATGGCGGCGGTGGACGAAGCCCTGCCGGAGAATATCAAGGCCCTGCTGCCGGGGAACCAGGAGAAAAAGATCAAGAAGGGCAAGAAATGA
- a CDS encoding DUF4116 domain-containing protein → MKLTLKSLEANWKRLSVKKTLSGNDALEAVKQNGYFLRYVKEQTPEVCLEAVKQNGYSLRYVKEQTPEVCLEAVKQNGDSLQYVEEHIFAMEITMTE, encoded by the coding sequence ATGAAACTTACTCTCAAATCCCTCGAGGCTAACTGGAAACGGCTGTCCGTCAAAAAAACACTCTCAGGCAACGATGCCCTGGAGGCCGTCAAGCAAAACGGCTACTTCCTGCGCTACGTCAAGGAGCAGACCCCCGAGGTGTGTCTGGAGGCCGTCAAGCAAAACGGCTACTCCCTGCGGTACGTCAAGGAGCAGACCCCCGAGGTGTGTCTGGAGGCCGTCAAGCAAAACGGCGACTCCCTGCAGTACGTCGAAGAACATATATTTGCTATGGAGATAACTATGACTGAATAA
- a CDS encoding NlpC/P60 family protein, which yields MVKITPQLRDRMALAARDKIGTPYRLGAEVKPGDLENARDLDCSETTERLYNDYPQIPLPDGAAAQREYCEKNGKQIPYPLSKDIQPGDLVFLWDKDMARIGHVMMAIGSMAPFGWPMLIEARGRPYSMVCITSLDDVMAHFGTRFAGIYRLFEVI from the coding sequence ATGGTGAAGATTACCCCACAGCTCCGGGACCGGATGGCTCTGGCGGCCAGGGACAAGATCGGCACACCCTACCGCCTGGGGGCTGAAGTAAAGCCCGGCGATCTGGAGAATGCCCGGGATCTGGACTGCTCCGAAACAACCGAGCGGCTTTACAACGACTACCCACAGATACCCCTGCCGGACGGCGCAGCGGCCCAGCGGGAATACTGCGAAAAGAACGGCAAGCAGATCCCATACCCGCTATCCAAGGACATTCAGCCCGGCGACCTGGTATTCCTTTGGGACAAGGACATGGCCCGGATCGGCCATGTGATGATGGCGATCGGCTCGATGGCTCCCTTTGGCTGGCCGATGCTGATAGAAGCCCGGGGCCGCCCCTACAGCATGGTATGCATCACCAGCCTGGATGATGTGATGGCGCACTTTGGGACCCGCTTTGCCGGAATATACAGGCTGTTTGAGGTGATATGA